One genomic segment of Burkholderiaceae bacterium includes these proteins:
- a CDS encoding AraC family transcriptional regulator codes for MLSPPRTGSPLLQDHPVFASRDIEHARAQVARVFCTHDLRQVDAGQRLDCRMHRVGVGALSLNYLCYGADVDITPGLLNDFYLVQIPLSGRADIRYGRQQVHSDAATAVILSPHQGVAMRWQADCAQILLHIPRALMEQRAADDPEQPHTSLDYQLALPQRSGPAAPWCQMVLDLARNIDANGAAWLRHPAATAALQDVLLRGLIGLQPHSQNAQQRGAAPAPALPRHVRRAQEFIEAQADQAITLVDIARAACVSERALQEGFQRHLGTTPHALLRDVRLDRVHAQLRAAASGGQPVALHDVAHRHGFFHLGRFSAYYKARFGETPSVTLQSNTAHGG; via the coding sequence ATGCTCTCCCCGCCGCGCACGGGCTCCCCCTTGCTGCAGGACCACCCGGTCTTTGCCAGCCGCGACATCGAGCACGCCCGCGCCCAGGTGGCGCGGGTGTTCTGCACCCATGACCTGCGGCAGGTGGACGCGGGGCAGCGGCTGGACTGCCGCATGCACCGCGTGGGCGTGGGCGCGCTGTCGCTCAACTACCTGTGCTACGGGGCCGACGTCGACATCACGCCCGGCCTCCTGAACGACTTCTACCTGGTGCAGATCCCGCTGTCAGGCCGCGCCGACATCCGCTACGGCCGCCAGCAGGTGCACTCCGATGCCGCTACCGCCGTCATCCTCTCGCCCCACCAGGGCGTGGCCATGCGCTGGCAGGCCGACTGCGCGCAAATCCTGCTGCACATTCCGCGCGCGCTGATGGAGCAGCGCGCCGCCGACGACCCCGAGCAGCCTCATACTTCCCTGGACTATCAGTTGGCCCTGCCGCAACGCAGCGGCCCGGCCGCCCCCTGGTGCCAGATGGTGCTGGACCTGGCCCGCAACATCGACGCCAACGGCGCTGCCTGGCTGCGCCACCCGGCGGCCACCGCCGCGCTGCAGGACGTGCTGCTGCGTGGCCTGATCGGGCTGCAGCCCCACAGCCAAAACGCGCAGCAGCGTGGCGCCGCCCCGGCGCCGGCCCTGCCGCGCCACGTGCGGCGGGCACAGGAATTCATCGAGGCGCAGGCCGATCAGGCCATCACCCTGGTGGACATCGCCCGCGCCGCCTGCGTGAGCGAGCGCGCCTTGCAAGAGGGTTTTCAGCGCCACCTGGGCACCACGCCCCATGCGCTGCTGCGCGACGTGCGCCTGGATCGCGTGCACGCACAGTTGCGCGCGGCGGCCAGCGGCGGCCAGCCGGTGGCCCTGCACGACGTCGCCCACCGCCACGGCTTTTTCCACCTGGGGCGCTTTTCGGCCTACTACAAGGCGCGCTTCGGCGAAACGCCCTCGGTCACCCTGCAATCCAATACTGCGCACGGCGGATAG
- a CDS encoding ABC transporter substrate-binding protein: protein MRLPQLLKRAALPILLGLGCAAATAQVKVGVVYSATGPTSLIGIPQKNSIALLPKKIGDLTVEYIGLDDASDPTQTVTNVRKLLAEQNIDALIGPSGSPNAMGVIQFMAEAGVPMLAPVGTAAVVQPMDDKKKWVFKTTQNDEIIATALFDQMAKTGVKTLGFIGLADPFGENWYRVASGLAEKHGIKIVANERFARSDSSVVGQTLKLIGANPDAILVSATGGSAVLPQASLMDKGYKGKIYQTHGAALPAFIKLGGKKVEGTIMAASMMLVMPEIADSNPVKKVAAKYMADYEKLYGEPPATFGANVYDAGLLLANAIPQAAKAGKPGTKEFRAALRDALEKTKELVGTQGVYNMTPQDHSGFDARGRELITVRDGRFVLLNK, encoded by the coding sequence ATGCGACTGCCCCAACTTCTCAAGCGCGCCGCCTTGCCCATCCTGCTGGGCTTGGGCTGCGCCGCCGCCACCGCCCAGGTCAAGGTCGGCGTGGTCTATTCGGCCACTGGCCCCACCTCGCTGATCGGCATTCCGCAGAAGAACAGCATCGCCCTGCTGCCCAAGAAGATCGGCGATCTGACGGTGGAATACATCGGCCTGGACGACGCCAGCGACCCGACGCAGACCGTGACCAACGTGCGCAAGCTGCTCGCCGAGCAGAACATCGACGCGCTGATCGGCCCCTCCGGCTCGCCCAACGCCATGGGCGTGATCCAGTTCATGGCCGAGGCTGGCGTGCCCATGCTGGCGCCGGTGGGCACCGCGGCCGTGGTTCAGCCCATGGACGACAAGAAGAAGTGGGTGTTCAAGACCACGCAGAACGACGAGATCATCGCCACAGCCTTGTTCGACCAGATGGCCAAGACGGGGGTCAAGACCCTGGGCTTCATCGGCCTGGCCGACCCCTTTGGCGAAAACTGGTACCGCGTGGCCAGCGGCCTGGCCGAAAAGCACGGCATCAAGATCGTGGCCAACGAGCGGTTTGCGCGCAGCGACAGCTCGGTGGTCGGCCAGACGCTCAAGCTGATCGGCGCCAACCCCGACGCGATCCTGGTGAGCGCCACCGGTGGCTCGGCCGTGCTGCCCCAGGCCTCCCTGATGGACAAGGGTTACAAGGGCAAGATCTACCAGACCCACGGCGCGGCGCTGCCGGCCTTCATCAAGCTGGGTGGCAAGAAGGTGGAAGGCACCATCATGGCCGCCAGCATGATGCTGGTGATGCCCGAGATCGCCGACAGCAACCCCGTCAAGAAGGTGGCCGCCAAGTACATGGCCGACTACGAAAAACTCTACGGCGAGCCGCCCGCCACCTTTGGCGCCAACGTGTACGACGCCGGCCTGCTGCTGGCCAACGCCATCCCCCAGGCCGCCAAGGCAGGCAAGCCCGGCACCAAGGAGTTTCGCGCCGCGCTGCGCGATGCGCTGGAAAAAACCAAGGAGCTGGTGGGCACCCAGGGCGTGTACAACATGACGCCGCAGGACCACAGCGGCTTCGATGCGCGCGGGCGTGAGCTGATCACCGTGCGCGACGGGCGCTTCGTTCTGTTGAACAAATAA